The Saccharopolyspora gloriosae genome has a segment encoding these proteins:
- the rpmH gene encoding 50S ribosomal protein L34 has protein sequence MSKGKRTFQPNNRRRSRKHGFRLRMRTRAGRAIVSARRRRGRSSLTA, from the coding sequence GTGAGCAAGGGCAAGCGCACCTTCCAGCCGAACAACCGTCGCCGTTCCCGCAAGCACGGGTTCCGGCTTCGCATGCGTACCCGCGCCGGTCGCGCCATCGTGTCCGCGCGTCGCCGCAGGGGCCGCAGCTCGCTGACCGCCTGA